From a single Gammaproteobacteria bacterium genomic region:
- a CDS encoding SPOR domain-containing protein, producing MTFGISSVRVGAIEIGWQAYVKGDYATALTDFRFNAQRGDALAEYNLGVMYETGQGVEQDDVEAFIWYSRAAEHFPEGDARKRALRRREAVKRFMTDEERSDAMTHARQKGLDTQDLGNAQVVIRLNNDRPKSTSVLPGRKPRRGQKSSIPNGRVQYALHLSSVRSRHDTAREWARLSRINGELLSDMRMHVRQVNIENRGTFYRVLAGYVANRLKAEDLCSRIRVKKQYCIAVRLHGN from the coding sequence TTGACGTTCGGCATCAGCAGCGTCAGAGTGGGTGCGATAGAAATTGGATGGCAGGCTTATGTAAAGGGTGATTACGCGACCGCCCTAACCGATTTTCGATTCAATGCGCAACGCGGCGATGCCTTGGCAGAGTATAACCTTGGTGTCATGTACGAGACCGGTCAAGGAGTTGAGCAGGATGATGTCGAGGCATTTATCTGGTACTCCCGCGCCGCGGAGCATTTTCCTGAAGGTGACGCACGCAAACGGGCATTGCGTCGACGCGAAGCTGTCAAAAGATTTATGACCGATGAAGAACGTTCGGATGCCATGACACACGCGAGGCAAAAGGGACTCGACACTCAAGACCTTGGAAATGCGCAGGTTGTCATTCGCCTCAATAACGATAGGCCGAAATCAACAAGCGTTTTACCGGGGCGAAAGCCAAGGCGCGGCCAGAAATCTTCGATTCCTAATGGTCGTGTCCAGTATGCTCTGCATCTGTCATCAGTCAGATCTCGACATGATACAGCGAGAGAATGGGCCAGGTTGAGCAGGATTAATGGCGAGCTATTATCAGACATGCGTATGCACGTGCGGCAGGTAAATATCGAGAACCGTGGCACTTTCTACCGAGTATTGGCTGGCTATGTGGCGAATCGATTGAAGGCAGAAGACCTATGCTCCCGCATAAGAGTAAAGAAACAATATTGTATCGCAGTCCGACTTCACGGAAATTAG